From Cydia fagiglandana chromosome 24, ilCydFagi1.1, whole genome shotgun sequence, a single genomic window includes:
- the LOC134676384 gene encoding zinc finger protein 271-like isoform X1 has product MMETPNTLHSGMCRCCSSEGTFKDIKTKYHWMGEEEVYAEMLTDCFDIKIQTPEDMDNGICEVCITQLRNAVNFKKQVLHTEEQFKRRLQGRDVKNPIKIESVEDPIDSDHLSDPDFTEEYEVPIKQEVEEKPKAKKRPAKPAAPRAKKAKTEAESSQRTDGDAPKKRKKKKKKSDDSATPERIEHRVNLTAILQYSNASPFRDKTARGFSCLYCCAHFPHIDELRAHTAQQPEKDKLNSMIDYKLSYNPIKVDITNLECTVCHQPMRDLVELKDHLVFVHNKTIYKNIKDIILPFRLEDGHNFTCVVCSVVHISFKNLYHHMSSHYRNYCCNKCGAGYITIAALRKHMKTHEQGNFPCAYCDKTYTSFTKKRNHEKGVHTGGWLRNKCPHCPEIFVSYYDRSEHLVQVHNEKAVKYPCNACNKVYKKKFELNRHIKHHHLQQKSFLCDKCNAKFFSKRGLVDHLSRHSGGEVYTCEICAKTFARARTLKEHIRIHEDDKRFQCEVCKKTFVQKCSLKSHMRLHQDHLDIFKEFDDVKHLIDDRELTLKQIAAESKKKAEEEKRKQKFLPLDKM; this is encoded by the exons ATGATGGAAACACCGAATACGTTACACAGCGGCATGTGCCGATGCTGCTCGTCGGAGGGCACGTTCAAAGACATTAAAACGAAGTATCATTGGATGGGAGAGGAAGAGGTTTATGCTGAGATGTTGACCGATTGTTTTGATATCAAA ATACAGACTCCGGAAGACATGGACAATGGCATCTGCGAGGTGTGCATCACGCAGCTGCGGAACGCTGTCAACTTCAAGAAGCAGGTGCTGCACACCGAAGAACAGTTCAAGAGGAGACTCCAGGGACGGGATGTTAAAA ACCCTATCAAAATTGAATCAGTGGAGGATCCTATAGATTCTGATCACCTGTCTGACCCAGACTTCACagaag AATACGAGGTCCCCATCAAACAAGAGGTGGAAGAGAAGCCGAAAGCCAAGAAACGCCCGGCCAAGCCCGCGGCGCCGCGCGCCAAGAAAGCCAAGACCGAAGCCGAGTCCTCCCAAC GAACGGACGGCGACGCGCCCAAGAAGCGcaagaaaaagaaaaagaaatcgGACGATAGCGCGACCCCAGAGCGCATTGAGCACAGGGTCAACCTTACCGCCATACTGCAGTACTCCAACGCCAGTCCGTTCCGCGACAAGACCGCCCGAGGGTTCTCCTGCCTCTACTGCTGCGCGCACTTCCCGCACATCGACGAGCTGCGCGCGCACACCGCGCAGCAGCCCGAAAAGGACAAGCTCAACTCCATGATCGATTACAAGCTCAGCTACAACCCCATCAAAGTGGACATCACCAATCTCGAGTGCACCGTCTGCCACCAACCCATGAGGGATCTCGTCGAACTGAAGGATCATCTAGTCTTCGTCCACAATAAGACTatctacaaaaacattaaagaCATCATCCTTCCTTTCCGTCTCGAAGACGGTCACAATTTCACCTGCGTCGTATGCTCCGTTGTTCACATATCTTTCAAAAACCTTTATCATCACATGAGTAGCCATTATAGAAATTACTGCTGCAACAAATGCGGCGCCGGCTACATCACGATAGCGGCGCTCCGCAAGCACATGAAGACCCACGAGCAGGGGAACTTCCCCTGCGCCTACTGTGATAAAACATACACCTCTTTCACAAAGAAGAGGAACCACGAAAAAGGCGTCCACACCGGCGGGTGGTTGAGGAACAAGTGCCCTCACTGCCCTGAGATTTTCGTCAGTTACTACGACCGGAGCGAGCATCTAGTACAGGTACACAACGAAAAGGCCGTCAAGTATCCCTGCAACGCGTGCAATAAAGTATACAAGAAGAAGTTCGAGCTTAACCGTCACATTAAACATCACCACTTACAGCAAAAGAGCTTTTTATGTGACAAATGCAATGCTAAATTCTTCTCGAAACGCGGTCTCGTCGACCACTTGTCCAGGCATTCTGGCGGAGAAGTGTACACCTGTGAGATATGCGCCAAAACCTTCGCTAGAGCGAGGACTCTGAAGGAGCACATAAGAATTCATGAGGACGATAAGAGATTCcaatgcgaggtctgcaagaaGACCTTCGTACAGAAATGCAGCCTGAAGAGCCACATGCGCTTACATCAGGACCACCTAGACATTTTCAAGGAATTCGATGATGTCAAGCACCTGATAGACGACAGGGAGCTGACCTTGAAACAGATAGCCGCGGAGAGCAAGAAGAAAGCGGAGGAGgagaaaagaaaacaaaaatttCTCCCGCTTGATAAGATGTAG
- the LOC134676235 gene encoding uncharacterized protein LOC134676235, translated as MASTEFADATEVLHSCGCCLQGAPHIPDSRIRGNMKMYWTMLQECFNIPVIEASEYGICQNCAGRLRDANEFKLQVRRSQAELRLQLLQAKDEELEVELPAADRTSDDMSS; from the exons ATGGCATCGACGGAATTTGCGGACGCCACGGAGGTATTGCATTCGTGCGGTTGCTGCCTACAGGGCGCGCCACACATCCCTGACTCGCGTATACGCGGCAACATGAAAATGTACTGGACAATGCTGCAAGAATGCTTCAATATACCA GTAATTGAAGCCTCGGAATATGGGATCTGCCAGAATTGTGCGGGGCGTCTGCGAGACGCGAATGAATTTAAGCTGCAAGTGCGGCGCAGCCAGGCTGAGCTGCGGCTGCAATTGCTACAAGCCAAAG ATGAGGAACTGGAAGTTGAGTTGCCGGCCGCAGACAGGACGAGTGATGATATGtcaagttaa
- the LOC134676413 gene encoding zinc finger protein 57-like: MCAFCPKRFPEPQKLKKHFLEEHNDDNLIRRMSGMSGSPLSTHVVKLDITLLNCALCDTDFDTLEDFTLHLVEVHNKKLYTDVRNQLLPFKFDTPELCCAICSVTYGSFKLLQQHMNAHFRNYICKICNAGFVVERLLAHHIRRHGDEKGECPECGKAFTNTLKMREHVKRVHMGLDKRNKCQFCEEKFVDYWKKVDHMVKEHGVPSVVLSCGACERTFANQRALARHTKKDHLMERKHKCSYCEMKFFSSSALKKHLPKHTGIKNFKCEVCSKEYGRKSTLREHKRIHTDDRRFSCAHCGLAFIQKCSLKGHLRSKHGENV, encoded by the coding sequence ATGTGTGCTTTTTGCCCAAAACGGTTTCCCGAACCgcaaaaactaaaaaaacattttctcGAAGAGCACAATGATGACAATTTGATAAGGCGCATGTCTGGCATGTCGGGCTCTCCGCTCTCCACCCACGTTGTGAAATTAGACATTACGCTTCTGAACTGCGCTCTGTGCGACACTGACTTCGACACACTAGAGGACTTTACACTTCACCTAGTAGAGGTACACAATAAAAAATTGTACACTGATGTACGTAATCAGTTGCTGCCTTTCAAATTTGACACGCCGGAGTTGTGTTGCGCAATCTGCTCGGTGACGTATGGCAGCTTCAAACTCCTGCAGCAACACATGAATGCGCATTTCAGAAACTATATATGCAAAATTTGCAACGCTGGCTTCGTAGTCGAGCGACTTCTGGCGCATCACATCCGCCGGCATGGTGACGAAAAAGGTGAATGTCCCGAATGTGGAAAGGCTTTCACCAATACGCTGAAAATGCGTGAGCACGTGAAACGTGTGCACATGGGCTTAGATAAGCGGAACAAATGCCAATTCTGCGAGGAGAAGTTTGTAGACTATTGGAAGAAGGTCGACCATATGGTCAAGGAGCACGGAGTTCCCTCGGTAGTCCTGAGCTGCGGGGCGTGCGAGCGTACTTTTGCTAACCAACGAGCACTGGCTCGGCACACAAAGAAGGATCATCTCATGGAACGGAAACATAAATGTTCTTATTGTGAAATGAAATTTTTCAGCTCGAGTGCGCTTAAGAAACATTTACCTAAACATACGGGTATAAAGAATTTCAAATGCGAAGTGTGTTCCAAAGAGTATGGTAGAAAGTCGACTCTAAGGGAACACAAGCGGATACACACCGACGACAGGAGGTTTTCGTGTGCTCACTGCGGGCTAGCATTCATACAGAAGTGTAGCTTGAAGGGGCATTTGCGATCAAAGCACGGCGAGAACGTTTAA
- the LOC134676080 gene encoding zinc finger protein ZFP2-like, whose protein sequence is MEEINSCRCCLMRPPDKHLNSPYTRLGQTEIYADMLKECFEIHLPLGDNSECGICEICVSRLRDASDFKLQVQRCQVELQTRLTSPLKGEEALKVKMEMSDDDDDNGAYILQLKEEMSDYEELKEEDGKLAELLAFEQVTVKRRRTSSSKTERKSRKILSRPALTLSLRQLSKMEKIKSPIEDRAGHVSESRKHRHNIENLLKYCNGTPFSNKTLYGYICAYCKETYPDPQDLRTHTESEHKNAEFYDTKRMDKNNMSVKLDITDLKCNLCNDRFEDVATLKKHLIKQHDIKFHPDVKDYIMEFKLTSGDILNCAHCNSTFETFKMLLQHMNGHYRNYICNVCDMGFINKHRLKNHERTHDLGTYKCEFCDKVFSTRVRKMCHEKYTHNSNARYTTNCPHCDQSFTSYYQRNRHMFTEHNTVAASYKCNICDKNFILKSKLTSHIKKVHLMERNHICPECGQGFFIKQSLDEHMIKHNGERVHKCNVCMKAYARKKTLREHMRIHNNDRRFKCGVCGLAFVQKCSLKSHMLSNHGITLSEFESRELSSPQAT, encoded by the exons ATGGAGGAAATAAATTCGTGCCGCTGCTGCTTAATGCGGCCGCCAGACAAGCATTTGAATTCGCCGTATACTCGGCTCGGCCAAACAGAGATATACGCGGATATGCTAAAAGAGTGCTTCGAAATACAT TTACCCCTCGGTGACAACAGTGAGTGTGGTATATGTGAGATATGTGTGAGCCGCTTGCGGGACGCCAGTGATTTCAAGCTGCAGGTGCAGCGCTGCCAGGTGGAGCTTCAGACGCGGCTCACCAGCCCACTTAAAG GTGAAGAGGCACTAAAAGTGAAAATGGAGAtgtctgatgatgatgatgataatggaGCATATATATTGC AGCTGAAGGAAGAAATGTCAGACTACGAGGAGCTGAAAGAAGAGGACGGCAAGCTGGCCGAGCTGCTGGCCTTCGAGCAGGTCACCGTCAAGCGGCGCAGGACCAGCTCCTCCAAGACAG AacgaaaatcccgaaaaattctGTCACGACCAGCGCTCACACTTTCTCTTCGTCAGCTCTCGAAAATGGAGAAAATCAAGAGCCCCATCGAAGACCGCGCCGGCCACGTCAGCGAGAGCCGGAAACACAGGCACAATATAGAAAATCTACTCAAATACTGCAATGGGACTCCGTTCTCCAACAAAACGTTATATGGCTACATATGCGCGTATTGCAAAGAGACATACCCAGACCCACAAGATTTGAGAACCCATACGGAATCTGAACATAAAAACGCAGAGTTTTACGACACAAAAAGAATGGACAAAAATAATATGTCAGTCAAACTGGATATAACTGATCTTAAATGCAATCTTTGCAACGATAGATTCGAAGATGTAGCGACTTTGAAGAAGCATTTGATCAAACAACATGATATAAAGTTTCACCCAGATGTAAAAGATTACATCATGGAGTTTAAGCTCACTTCAGGCGATATATTAAACTGTGCTCACTGTAATTCAACTTTTGAGACATTTAAAATGCTTCTTCAACATATGAACGGCCATTACAGAAACTATATTTGCAATGTATGTGATATGGGCTTCATAAATAAGCACAGATTGAAAAATCACGAGCGTACGCACGACCTAGGCACGTATAAATGCGAATTTTGCGATAAAGTCTTCAGTACGAGAGTTAGAAAGATGTGTCACGAGAAATATACTCATAATAGTAACGCTAGATATACTACTAACTGCCCACATTGCGATCAAAGCTTCACAAGCTATTACCAAAGGAATAGACACATGTTCACTGAACACAACACGGTCGCAGCTTCATACAAATGCAATATATGCGATAAGAACTTCATTTTGAAATCAAAATTGACATCCCACATTAAGAAAGTACATTTAATGGAACGGAACCATATTTGTCCGGAGTGCGGGCAAGGGTTTTTCATTAAGCAATCGCTAGACGAGCATATGATCAAGCATAATGGAGAACGGGTGCACAAATGTAATGTATGTATGAAGGCCTATGCTAGGAAGAAGACTCTCCGGGAGCATATGCGGATACATAATAATGACAGGCGGTTCAAGTGTGGTGTGTGTGGGTTGGCCTTTGTGCAGAAGTGTAGTTTGAAGAGCCATATGTTGTCGAATCATGGGATAACGCTGTCGGAGTTTGAGAGTCGGGAACTGAGTAGTCCGCAGGCCACATAA
- the LOC134676384 gene encoding zinc finger and SCAN domain-containing protein 12-like isoform X2 — MMETPNTLHSGMCRCCSSEGTFKDIKTKYHWMGEEEVYAEMLTDCFDIKIQTPEDMDNGICEVCITQLRNAVNFKKQVLHTEEQFKRRLQGRDVKNPIKIESVEDPIDSDHLSDPDFTEEYEVPIKQEVEEKPKAKKRPAKPAAPRAKKAKTEAESSQRLTKKSFVKVKSTPKNQRKTSSNIASAVKAGKAQPLKGEVRKNERVTIRKRADKNKTKEKDQKPIEIHMHRNNIREILASSNATPIRCHGDIGYTCCFCPKQFPSPADLKNHTIQEHDHKTKQNFMRGGVMHSYVVKLDITSLRCELCASDQESLDQMVHHLIERHGKKLYTDIKNHILPFKFDDDKLRCVMCKVEFNSFKHLQEHMIVHFRNYVCGICDSGFINRRMQRAHAKTHLTGKFVCSTCSKVFDTVLKLKSHERQVHSTIKYNKCGHCSEKFKDFKHKLKHLADVHGIKKEKSKCKACDKAFSSPSALSVHIKRNHLIERHHKCDQCEMTFYSIRELEHHLVKHSGTREFQCDVCYKYYGLRKTLVEHMRIHTNDRRFECPHCGMTFVQKCSLKGHLRSKHSELT; from the exons ATGATGGAAACACCGAATACGTTACACAGCGGCATGTGCCGATGCTGCTCGTCGGAGGGCACGTTCAAAGACATTAAAACGAAGTATCATTGGATGGGAGAGGAAGAGGTTTATGCTGAGATGTTGACCGATTGTTTTGATATCAAA ATACAGACTCCGGAAGACATGGACAATGGCATCTGCGAGGTGTGCATCACGCAGCTGCGGAACGCTGTCAACTTCAAGAAGCAGGTGCTGCACACCGAAGAACAGTTCAAGAGGAGACTCCAGGGACGGGATGTTAAAA ACCCTATCAAAATTGAATCAGTGGAGGATCCTATAGATTCTGATCACCTGTCTGACCCAGACTTCACagaag AATACGAGGTCCCCATCAAACAAGAGGTGGAAGAGAAGCCGAAAGCCAAGAAACGCCCGGCCAAGCCCGCGGCGCCGCGCGCCAAGAAAGCCAAGACCGAAGCCGAGTCCTCCCAAC GTCTCACGAAGAAATCTTTCGTGAAAGTTAAATCGACACCGAAGAATCAAAGAAAGACTTCCAGTAATATTGCTAGCGCTGTGAAAGCAGGAAAAGCACAACCGTTAAAGGGTGAGGTCCGAAAGAATGAAAGAGTCACAATAAGAAAACGTGCCGATAAGAATAAGACAAAAGAGAAAGATCAGAAGCCTATTGAGATACACATGCATCGTAACAATATTAGAGAGATTTTGGCCAGTTCCAACGCTACTCCAATTCGTTGTCATGGCGATATCGGCTATACGTGTTGCTTCTGTCCGAAGCAGTTCCCAAGCCCCGCAGACCTCAAAAATCACACAATACAAGAACACGACCACAAAACCAAGCAAAACTTTATGCGAGGAGGGGTAATGCATTCGTACGTAGTTAAACTAGATATTACCTCCTTACGCTGTGAACTGTGTGCCAGTGACCAAGAAAGTCTAGATCAAATGGTTCACCATTTAATTGAACGTCACGGCAAGAAACTTTACACGGATATTAAGAATCATATTCTGCCTTTCAAGTTTGATGATGACAAATTGCGATGTGTCATGTGTAAGGTCGAATTTAATTCTTTCAAACATCTACAAGAACACATGATTGTGCATTTCAGGAACTATGTCTGTGGCATATGTGATAGTGGATTTATCAATCGAAGAATGCAGCGAGCCCACGCTAAAACACATTTAACCGGTAAATTCGTATGCAGCACGTGTTCTAAGGTGTTCGACACTGTACTGAAACTAAAATCGCACGAACGACAAGTCCACTCTACCATAAAGTATAACAAATGTGGTCACTGCAGCGAAAAATTCAAAGACTTTAAACATAAACTTAAGCATCTGGCAGACGTCCACGGGATTAAAAAGGAGAAATCGAAATGCAAAGCGTGCGATAAAGCTTTCAGTTCCCCATCAGCTCTTAGCGTTCACATTAAACGCAATCATTTAATAGAGAGACACCATAAATGTGATCAATGTGAAATGACATTCTACTCCATAAGAGAGTTGGAGCACCATCTGGTGAAACACTCCGGTACAAGAGAGTTCCAGTGCGATGtttgttataaatattatgGTCTGAGGAAAACTCTAGTCGAACACATGAGAATACATACGAATGATCGTCGATTCGAATGCCCGCACTGCGGTATGACTTTCGTGCAAAAGTGCAGCCTGAAAGGACACTTGCGGTCTAAACATTCCGAATTAACATAG
- the LOC134676384 gene encoding zinc finger protein 668-like isoform X3 has translation MMETPNTLHSGMCRCCSSEGTFKDIKTKYHWMGEEEVYAEMLTDCFDIKIQTPEDMDNGICEVCITQLRNAVNFKKQVLHTEEQFKRRLQGRDVKNPIKIESVEDPIDSDHLSDPDFTEEYEVPIKQEVEEKPKAKKRPAKPAAPRAKKAKTEAESSQRDTGATKKRKTALKEENEAPKTVLREKHMPEMQKQWHNLTTLLKYTNATPFKDRNDAGYICAYCFKTYPDPEVLRHHTQNDHVKEKPTYKAGSGMSSFVAFLDIVDLKCTLCNLPFENLKDLPEHLVKVHDKKYFLGVTDYFQPFKLTNEQQIKCCLCNEAYHNMKLLMQHMNVHYRNFICTTCGAGFVNSFRLNRHETTHGKKKSSFPCRHCGQVFAAESKKKAHVNTEHKGIAGDSVCQICKARFKNYYQKTRHMMQVHNVEGIKCDMCDKKFNLKSNLMLHMRSVHLKERPFECSVCSMGFFIKRHMLGHYMATHTNERKFKCDVCGKAYATQNSRRKHMKKNHGISKSTILAQNQTIPK, from the exons ATGATGGAAACACCGAATACGTTACACAGCGGCATGTGCCGATGCTGCTCGTCGGAGGGCACGTTCAAAGACATTAAAACGAAGTATCATTGGATGGGAGAGGAAGAGGTTTATGCTGAGATGTTGACCGATTGTTTTGATATCAAA ATACAGACTCCGGAAGACATGGACAATGGCATCTGCGAGGTGTGCATCACGCAGCTGCGGAACGCTGTCAACTTCAAGAAGCAGGTGCTGCACACCGAAGAACAGTTCAAGAGGAGACTCCAGGGACGGGATGTTAAAA ACCCTATCAAAATTGAATCAGTGGAGGATCCTATAGATTCTGATCACCTGTCTGACCCAGACTTCACagaag AATACGAGGTCCCCATCAAACAAGAGGTGGAAGAGAAGCCGAAAGCCAAGAAACGCCCGGCCAAGCCCGCGGCGCCGCGCGCCAAGAAAGCCAAGACCGAAGCCGAGTCCTCCCAAC GCGACACCGGAGCGACTAAAAAACGGAAAACTGCTCTAAAGGAGGAAAATGAAGCTCCTAAAACGGTGTTACGAGAAAAACACATGCCCGAGATGCAGAAACAGTGGCACAACCTAACGACCTTGCTCAAGTACACTAACGCAACACCCTTCAAAGACAGGAACGATGCGGGCTACATATGCGCGTACTGTTTCAAAACGTACCCCGACCCCGAGGTCCTGCGGCACCACACGCAGAATGACCACGTTAAAGAGAAACCCACCTATAAGGCCGGCTCCGGTATGAGCAGCTTCGTCGCTTTCCTCGACATTGTCGACCTCAAATGCACTCTCTGCAATCTACCCTTTGAAAACTTAAAAGATCTCCCCGAACATCTAGTCAAAGTTCACGACAAGAAATACTTCTTGGGCGTCACCGATTACTTCCAACCGTTCAAGCTGACTAACGAGCAACAGATCAAATGCTGCCTGTGCAACGAAGCATATCATAACATGAAGTTGCTCATGCAACATATGAACGTCCATTACAGAAACTTTATCTGCACAACCTGCGGAGCCGGATTTGTTAACAGCTTTAGACTTAACAGGCATGAGACCACGCACGGCAAGAAGAAATCCAGCTTTCCGTGCAGACATTGCGGTCAGGTGTTTGCGGCAGAGTCGAAGAAGAAAGCTCATGTTAATACTGAACATAAAGGCATAGCCGGAGACAGCGTGTGCCAAATATGCAAGGCGCGTTTCAAGAACTACTATCAGAAAACTAGACATATGATGCAAGTCCACAATGTTGAGGGTATCAAGTGCGACATGTGTGACAAAAAGTTCAATTTGAAGTCAAATCTCATGTTACACATGAGAAGCGTACATCTAAAGGAAAGACCCTTCGAATGCTCGGTATGTAGTATGGGCTTCTTCATTAAAAGGCACATGCTAGGACATTATATGGCGACGCATACAAACGAGAGGAAGTTTAAATGTGACGTTTGTGGAAAAGCGTACGCTACTCAGAACAGTCGACGGAAACATATGAAGAAAAATCACGGCATTTCTAAGAGTACCATTTTGGCGCAGAATCAGACTATTCCTAAATAA